A window of Haliscomenobacter hydrossis DSM 1100 contains these coding sequences:
- a CDS encoding hydrogenase small subunit, producing the protein MAAQTDQKRPTYFEEVMRKGYERRDFLKFCATMAAYMGLETSGVAQITDALMNKPRLPVIWLHFQECTCCSESFIRSSHPMVADILLDQISLDYTETLMAASGFQAEAAMQDTMKKYKGELEGSIPTAADGVYCCIGGKSALQILEETAANAKAIIAWGSCATHGCVQAAKPNPTKATPVRKLISGKPIINVPGCPPIGEVMAGVIVHVVTFGTIPELDSLGRPKAFYSKRVHDSCQRRPYYDAGMFVESFDDEAAKKGYCLYKVGCKGPSTYNACGVMKWNNGVSNPIISGHGCIGCSEENYWDNGRLYERASVFPGFGIESNADTVGKVALGVTAAGIAAHAIMTNVRKKELISDLIGEGKETEKEI; encoded by the coding sequence ATGGCCGCACAAACCGACCAAAAGCGCCCTACCTACTTCGAAGAAGTGATGCGCAAGGGCTATGAGCGCAGGGATTTTTTAAAATTCTGTGCCACGATGGCTGCCTACATGGGTCTGGAAACCTCCGGCGTAGCCCAGATTACGGACGCCTTGATGAACAAACCTCGCCTCCCGGTGATTTGGTTGCACTTCCAGGAATGTACCTGTTGTAGCGAGTCTTTCATCCGCTCTTCCCACCCTATGGTGGCCGATATCTTACTGGATCAAATCTCGCTGGACTATACCGAAACCTTGATGGCTGCTTCCGGCTTCCAGGCTGAGGCCGCTATGCAGGATACTATGAAAAAATACAAGGGTGAGTTGGAAGGCTCCATTCCTACTGCTGCCGACGGCGTTTATTGCTGCATCGGTGGGAAATCGGCCCTGCAAATTCTGGAAGAAACCGCTGCCAACGCCAAGGCGATCATTGCCTGGGGCAGTTGTGCTACCCACGGTTGTGTGCAGGCGGCCAAGCCCAACCCTACCAAGGCTACTCCCGTGCGCAAACTCATCAGTGGCAAACCGATCATCAATGTGCCGGGCTGCCCACCGATTGGGGAGGTAATGGCGGGAGTGATTGTCCATGTAGTCACTTTTGGTACCATTCCTGAACTGGATAGCCTGGGACGCCCCAAAGCGTTCTACTCCAAGCGCGTACATGATTCCTGCCAACGCCGTCCGTACTACGACGCCGGGATGTTTGTGGAAAGCTTCGATGATGAAGCCGCCAAAAAAGGTTATTGTTTGTACAAAGTAGGCTGTAAAGGTCCTTCTACTTACAATGCCTGCGGGGTTATGAAGTGGAACAACGGGGTCAGCAACCCAATCATTTCGGGCCACGGCTGTATTGGCTGTAGCGAAGAAAACTACTGGGACAATGGTCGCTTGTACGAGCGGGCTTCAGTTTTCCCTGGTTTTGGCATCGAAAGCAATGCGGATACCGTCGGTAAAGTTGCACTGGGTGTTACAGCAGCCGGTATCGCAGCACACGCCATCATGACCAATGTGCGCAAAAAAGAACTCATTTCAGACTTGATTGGAGAAGGAAAGGAAACGGAGAAGGAAATCTGA
- a CDS encoding nickel-dependent hydrogenase large subunit, which produces MSQRIVIDPITRIEGHLRIEADIQNGKVSDVYSAGTMVRLLEEILRGRDPRDAWAYVGRVCGVCTSTHSLASVRTVEDALDIVVPPNAEIVRNLMFATLYMHDHVVHFYHLHALDWVDVVNALKADPKKTSELAQSISNWPKSSTGYFSDLQKRIGKFVESGQLGIFTNGYWGHSAYKLPPEVNLIGLAHYLEALEWQKEIVKVQTIFGGKNPHPNYLVGGMACAIGLDDVSAINAERLAYIKQLLDDGKRFIEQVYIPDLLAVASFYKDWGAIGGGLGNYLVYGDLPTNGFRDPSSFKFPAGAILNKDLSKVHEVNMREDSEIQEFINKSWYSYEGGDNVGLHPWKGETKLNYTGPKPPYEHLNTEEKYSFLKTPRWKGHAMEVGPLARVLVGYAKGIPEFKEVVDSALKHLDVPATALFSTLGRTAARGLEAQLVANWAQEFYDQLIQNIKLGDTRMANTEKFQPETWPAQAKGVGHAEAPRGALGHWIVIEDQKIANYQLVVPTTWNASPRDPQGQMSAYEAALMDTPIADPERPVEILRTVHSFDPCMACAVHLYDEEGKHLSRVKVL; this is translated from the coding sequence ATGAGCCAAAGAATTGTCATAGATCCAATTACCCGTATCGAGGGTCACCTGCGCATTGAAGCAGACATCCAAAACGGGAAAGTATCCGATGTATACAGCGCGGGCACCATGGTTCGTTTGCTGGAAGAAATATTGCGGGGTCGCGATCCACGCGACGCCTGGGCTTACGTTGGTCGGGTATGTGGAGTATGTACCTCAACGCACTCACTGGCTTCGGTACGAACGGTTGAAGATGCACTCGACATCGTTGTCCCCCCCAATGCCGAGATTGTGCGCAACCTGATGTTTGCTACACTTTATATGCACGACCACGTAGTCCATTTTTATCACTTGCACGCCCTGGATTGGGTGGATGTGGTCAATGCACTCAAAGCAGATCCAAAAAAGACTTCCGAACTGGCCCAGAGCATTTCCAACTGGCCCAAAAGTTCGACAGGTTATTTTTCTGACCTACAAAAACGCATCGGCAAGTTTGTAGAAAGTGGCCAGCTGGGCATTTTCACCAATGGTTACTGGGGGCATTCTGCATACAAACTGCCGCCTGAAGTCAACCTGATTGGCCTGGCGCATTACCTGGAAGCCTTGGAATGGCAAAAAGAAATTGTCAAAGTTCAAACCATTTTTGGTGGCAAAAACCCCCACCCCAACTACCTGGTGGGTGGGATGGCCTGTGCCATTGGACTAGACGATGTGAGTGCCATCAATGCAGAACGGCTGGCATACATCAAACAGTTGCTGGACGATGGCAAACGCTTCATCGAGCAGGTATACATACCTGACCTCCTGGCGGTGGCTTCTTTTTACAAAGATTGGGGGGCAATCGGTGGTGGCCTGGGCAACTACCTGGTGTACGGCGATTTGCCTACCAATGGGTTCCGCGATCCTAGTTCCTTCAAGTTCCCAGCGGGGGCTATTTTGAACAAAGACTTGTCCAAAGTACACGAAGTGAACATGCGGGAAGACAGCGAGATTCAGGAATTCATCAACAAATCCTGGTACTCGTATGAAGGTGGGGACAATGTAGGTTTGCACCCCTGGAAAGGGGAAACCAAGCTCAACTATACGGGGCCAAAACCACCCTACGAACACCTGAATACGGAAGAAAAATACAGCTTCCTCAAAACACCCCGCTGGAAAGGGCACGCGATGGAAGTAGGTCCATTGGCCCGGGTACTGGTGGGGTATGCCAAGGGCATTCCCGAATTCAAAGAAGTGGTCGATTCAGCATTGAAGCACCTGGATGTGCCAGCAACCGCCCTCTTTTCAACATTAGGCCGTACCGCCGCACGAGGCCTGGAAGCACAACTGGTGGCCAATTGGGCGCAGGAGTTTTATGACCAATTGATCCAAAACATCAAGTTGGGCGATACCCGCATGGCCAACACCGAAAAGTTCCAACCCGAAACCTGGCCAGCCCAGGCCAAGGGCGTGGGTCACGCTGAAGCACCTCGCGGGGCACTGGGGCACTGGATTGTCATCGAAGATCAAAAAATTGCGAACTATCAACTGGTGGTTCCAACGACCTGGAATGCTTCGCCACGCGATCCACAGGGGCAAATGTCGGCTTACGAAGCTGCCTTGATGGATACGCCGATTGCCGATCCGGAGAGGCCAGTAGAAATCCTGCGCACCGTGCATTCGTTTGACCCTTGCATGGCTTGTGCGGTACACTTGTACGATGAAGAAGGTAAGCACCTCAGTCGGGTGAAAGTTCTTTAG
- the cybH gene encoding Ni/Fe-hydrogenase, b-type cytochrome subunit gives MSEHQIVHHKLLRVFVWELPVRVYHWLNAASITALVVTGFFISNPPALQVSDEAVFRFWFGKIRFIHFVAAYLFLFNFIIRIYWGFVGNKYASWKNFVPTNRRFFQEMWQVIKMDILQLKGKEHIAVGHNALAGFIYFLTFIAFVVQVITGFGLYAATSEWWFPQLFAWVPGVFGGDAPLRHFHHAAMWFFILFAVVHVYLVFYHDYVEGRGEISSMGGGWKFIEEDAVEELKTHHK, from the coding sequence ATGAGCGAGCATCAGATTGTTCACCACAAACTCCTGCGGGTTTTTGTATGGGAATTGCCCGTGAGGGTTTACCATTGGCTCAACGCAGCCAGTATAACGGCTTTGGTGGTGACCGGTTTTTTCATTTCCAACCCTCCGGCCTTGCAGGTGAGCGACGAAGCGGTTTTCCGCTTCTGGTTTGGCAAAATCCGGTTCATCCATTTTGTAGCGGCGTACCTCTTTTTGTTCAACTTTATCATTCGGATTTACTGGGGCTTCGTGGGTAACAAATACGCCTCCTGGAAGAATTTCGTCCCTACAAATCGACGCTTTTTCCAGGAGATGTGGCAGGTCATCAAAATGGATATCCTGCAACTGAAAGGGAAAGAACACATTGCCGTGGGGCACAATGCACTGGCAGGATTCATCTACTTTCTAACCTTTATCGCTTTTGTGGTACAGGTGATTACTGGATTCGGGTTGTACGCCGCCACAAGTGAATGGTGGTTCCCACAATTATTTGCCTGGGTACCTGGTGTATTTGGAGGTGACGCACCGCTGCGGCATTTCCACCACGCCGCGATGTGGTTCTTCATCCTGTTTGCAGTCGTCCACGTCTACCTGGTTTTTTACCATGATTATGTAGAAGGTCGGGGTGAAATTTCTTCCATGGGGGGAGGCTGGAAGTTCATTGAAGAAGATGCGGTAGAGGAACTAAAAACACACCATAAATAA
- a CDS encoding hydrogenase maturation protease, with the protein MAVLIMGIGNYLMGDEGVGVHVAQRLAMEALPEGIDLLDGGTGGFFLMEYFENYPVVILIDATLDERPTGTIRIIEPRFAADFPRAMSTHDIGLRDLVEGLTILGKLPKIYLFAVSIAMVQPQQIELSPELEQGMPGLLEHVKTMAMNILKETAGQILA; encoded by the coding sequence ATGGCAGTTCTAATCATGGGCATTGGTAATTATTTGATGGGCGACGAAGGGGTTGGTGTACATGTAGCCCAACGCCTAGCCATGGAGGCACTACCCGAAGGGATTGACCTACTGGATGGAGGCACCGGGGGATTTTTCCTGATGGAATATTTTGAAAATTATCCCGTAGTCATCCTCATCGATGCTACGCTGGATGAGCGGCCTACGGGTACAATTCGGATAATTGAGCCTCGTTTTGCAGCCGATTTCCCTCGGGCAATGAGTACCCATGACATTGGCCTACGCGATTTGGTGGAAGGTTTGACCATCCTGGGCAAACTCCCCAAAATTTACTTGTTTGCAGTTTCCATTGCCATGGTACAACCACAACAAATTGAATTGTCGCCTGAATTAGAGCAAGGAATGCCTGGGTTGTTGGAACACGTAAAAACCATGGCGATGAACATATTAAAGGAGACCGCGGGTCAAATTTTGGCATAA
- a CDS encoding winged helix-turn-helix domain-containing protein produces the protein MDIKKHLKKSHSYRITGMLRITGPDEPFLGPGRIELMEHIAATGSINKAAKEMGMSYKKAWMMVQSLNRQATTPLVITQTGGEQGGGAQLSTAALELMQAYQALRQRFEAFLRQETQNLLREE, from the coding sequence TTGGACATTAAAAAACACCTTAAAAAAAGCCACTCTTATCGCATCACTGGCATGCTCCGCATCACCGGCCCCGATGAGCCTTTTCTGGGGCCAGGCCGCATTGAGCTGATGGAACACATTGCCGCCACGGGTTCGATCAACAAAGCCGCGAAGGAAATGGGCATGTCCTATAAAAAAGCCTGGATGATGGTACAATCCCTCAACCGCCAGGCCACTACCCCACTCGTCATCACCCAAACGGGCGGTGAACAAGGCGGCGGTGCACAGCTGAGTACCGCTGCTCTGGAACTCATGCAAGCTTATCAGGCACTCCGCCAGCGCTTTGAAGCATTTTTGCGGCAAGAAACCCAAAACCTGCTCCGCGAGGAATAA
- a CDS encoding IS4 family transposase, giving the protein MKGAKKYSTSCLGDKRLESRYRSVLRHLSAQMNATVPQANLEWKAIKGTYRLWDNEKVTPQGQLALHFQDIISSLPPSKERPLRVLQISDTVELNYTRHRCAKHLGPLKYIKHRGLHLHNSLLVSEQGQPLGLLKQTFHIRKDEKLGKSAERLHEPIQDKESARWLDHFDCGQTFSQTQGLEVVYVADREADILELFAERSAPGMHFLIRSNHDRKLCDGQSNLGPTVDSWTAQGTYQTQVFCSTSKRWRTANLEIRFGAVVVKLKNPLPHKQHLPPIALNVVDIREVPAKQDQEHTIHWRLLTSLDVQSFQDAVQICRYYVLRWIIERFHFILKSGGASVEKLQLALPHRLKNAITTYSIAAMDALQLRYYCDTDPDQTIDQIGIDDLSYKVLYTYAEKRLNLDVHYDPKSPPTVKQFCITLGRIGGFLPSKRQPVPGIIILTRALERLKTLVDAYITFSQ; this is encoded by the coding sequence ATGAAAGGGGCAAAAAAATATAGTACATCTTGCTTGGGAGATAAGCGATTGGAAAGTCGTTATCGGAGCGTTTTACGTCATTTGAGTGCACAAATGAATGCGACGGTACCCCAAGCGAACCTGGAATGGAAAGCTATCAAAGGGACATATCGGCTGTGGGATAACGAAAAAGTGACCCCACAAGGACAGTTGGCGCTTCATTTTCAGGATATTATCAGTAGCTTACCACCAAGTAAAGAGCGTCCACTTAGGGTTTTGCAAATTAGTGATACAGTTGAGTTGAACTACACCCGCCACCGCTGCGCTAAACATCTTGGCCCTCTGAAATACATCAAACATCGGGGTCTGCATTTGCATAATAGCCTTTTGGTGAGCGAACAAGGCCAGCCTCTTGGGTTATTGAAGCAAACTTTTCATATCCGTAAGGACGAGAAACTGGGCAAAAGCGCAGAGCGTCTCCACGAACCAATTCAAGATAAGGAAAGCGCTCGCTGGCTTGATCACTTTGATTGCGGACAAACTTTTAGCCAAACCCAAGGACTTGAGGTGGTTTATGTTGCAGATCGAGAAGCTGATATTCTAGAATTGTTTGCTGAGCGATCAGCTCCTGGGATGCATTTTTTGATCCGCTCCAACCATGATCGCAAACTGTGCGATGGTCAGAGCAATTTAGGCCCGACCGTTGATAGTTGGACCGCTCAAGGAACCTACCAAACTCAGGTATTTTGTTCGACAAGCAAAAGGTGGCGTACGGCTAATCTGGAAATAAGATTTGGTGCCGTAGTAGTAAAATTGAAAAACCCCTTGCCCCATAAGCAACACCTCCCTCCAATTGCCTTGAATGTGGTAGATATCCGGGAAGTCCCAGCCAAGCAAGATCAGGAACATACTATCCATTGGCGATTGTTGACTTCTTTAGATGTGCAATCCTTCCAGGATGCCGTCCAGATTTGTCGCTACTACGTGTTAAGATGGATCATCGAACGCTTCCATTTTATTTTAAAGAGTGGTGGCGCTTCGGTTGAAAAACTTCAATTAGCTTTACCTCATCGACTCAAAAATGCCATCACTACCTACAGTATTGCCGCTATGGATGCTCTACAACTCCGATACTACTGCGATACCGATCCAGATCAAACCATCGATCAAATCGGCATCGATGACCTCAGCTACAAGGTCCTTTATACCTATGCGGAAAAAAGGCTAAACCTTGACGTCCACTATGACCCCAAAAGCCCCCCAACCGTCAAGCAGTTTTGCATCACCTTGGGCCGAATTGGTGGCTTTTTGCCTTCTAAACGACAGCCCGTACCTGGTATCATCATCTTGACCAGAGCCCTAGAAAGACTCAAAACTCTTGTTGATGCTTACATTACATTCTCTCAATGA
- a CDS encoding TonB-dependent receptor, protein MKYVSPLLLLFCLLGIPLRAQVLLKGQVQEAQSGKALAGASVLEIGSINGTATDSSGYFALVVTGNTDSWTLEMSMVGFRTQVIEVTQPNKLISVRLEEDITFLNTITVAGSRLRERIIDVPVSVEFLDRQSIANAASPTFYDALESIKGLQMATVSLGFKVPNSRGFMNTTNVRFIQLVDGADNQAPHIGSPIANALGPNELDIEQAELIPGVSSALYGMNALNGLLQLSTKSPFEHTGLSLYQRVGLTHVNNSLSAPQINTETNLRWAQKIRKRWAYKLNLGFMRGQDWIADDLSDLAIGANASTSLPDGPSNPAYDPVNGYGNERSNRRTLSLAGKNYQVARTGYYEREVTNYNVQNLKGDFTLAFRPIEGSELSYTYRIGEVNNVYQRSNRFRLQDYLLQQHQLRYRSGQLTASAYVTLENTGRSYNLRSMGENLDRQVKTDDQWFADYRTRFPQATAQDDNVLKAHQLARAYADSGRLVPGTSAFTTRLNQLADINNWDIGAALRVVSRLYHAEAQYNFSPLVKQFELLAGAELRQYEVIPDGNYFVKPGDVEGNLLYGKFGGFVQIADRFFRNKLKLSATLRLDKNQYFKPVFNPRLALLYHVNENSSLRVSWQEGYRFPSLFEGFSNINSGGVKRVGGLPIMSKGLGVFENSYLRSTADAFVTAVNNDVNRNGLKQSEAIVKNQNLLKRNPYTYLKPEYVSSYEIGYKGIFAEGKILLDADIYFNAYRNFMAQVEVNLPLGKNVDSIGYYLFNRNSNERYRLWTNSSSRVFNYGGSLGLKYLNWFKSFNLNANLSYAKLNRKETQDGLEESFNTPEFMVNASLGNPSIFNQIGFNLTWRWQSAFLWQSFIANGNAPAYSTLDGQLTFHVPDWKMSVKMGGANLLNRYYLPFIAGPNIGGHYYLSIKYGL, encoded by the coding sequence ATGAAATACGTTTCCCCCCTTCTACTATTGTTTTGCCTGTTGGGTATTCCCCTACGGGCACAAGTTCTCTTAAAAGGTCAGGTACAAGAAGCCCAAAGCGGAAAAGCGCTGGCAGGGGCATCTGTACTAGAAATAGGCAGTATCAATGGTACTGCCACCGACTCAAGTGGGTATTTTGCACTGGTCGTTACAGGCAACACAGACTCTTGGACACTCGAAATGTCCATGGTGGGTTTTCGTACCCAGGTCATCGAGGTAACGCAGCCAAATAAACTGATTTCGGTACGCCTGGAAGAAGACATCACATTTTTGAATACCATTACCGTAGCCGGGTCTCGGCTGCGCGAACGCATCATCGATGTGCCGGTGTCGGTAGAATTTTTAGACCGTCAATCGATAGCTAATGCCGCTTCACCGACCTTCTACGATGCCTTGGAAAGCATCAAAGGCTTGCAGATGGCTACGGTAAGTTTGGGGTTTAAAGTGCCCAATAGCCGGGGTTTTATGAATACCACCAATGTACGTTTTATTCAATTGGTGGATGGAGCGGACAATCAGGCCCCCCACATTGGCTCCCCGATTGCCAATGCCTTAGGGCCTAACGAACTGGACATTGAGCAAGCTGAATTGATTCCAGGGGTTTCCTCTGCGTTATATGGCATGAATGCACTCAATGGCTTGTTGCAACTCAGTACCAAAAGCCCTTTTGAACACACCGGACTCAGTTTGTACCAGCGCGTGGGTCTCACCCATGTCAACAACTCCTTATCCGCGCCCCAAATCAATACCGAAACCAATCTGCGTTGGGCTCAAAAAATCCGCAAGCGTTGGGCGTACAAACTCAATTTGGGTTTCATGCGCGGCCAGGATTGGATTGCCGATGACCTGAGCGATCTTGCCATTGGCGCAAATGCCTCAACCAGCCTTCCCGACGGACCATCCAATCCAGCCTATGATCCGGTAAATGGCTACGGCAATGAACGTTCCAACCGCAGAACCCTCAGTTTAGCGGGCAAAAACTACCAGGTGGCCCGCACGGGTTATTACGAACGAGAAGTGACCAATTACAATGTACAAAATTTGAAAGGGGACTTTACCCTGGCCTTTCGCCCGATTGAGGGCAGCGAACTGAGCTACACCTATCGCATTGGCGAAGTAAACAACGTTTACCAACGTTCGAACCGCTTTCGGCTCCAGGACTATCTCTTGCAACAGCACCAATTGCGGTACCGCAGTGGTCAATTGACGGCAAGTGCTTATGTCACGTTAGAAAACACCGGGCGCTCCTACAATTTGCGTTCGATGGGCGAAAACCTCGATCGTCAGGTTAAAACCGATGACCAATGGTTTGCGGATTACCGTACCCGATTTCCCCAAGCCACAGCCCAGGACGACAATGTGCTCAAAGCCCATCAATTGGCCCGTGCTTATGCCGACTCCGGTCGCCTCGTGCCAGGCACTTCCGCTTTTACTACCCGTTTGAATCAATTGGCCGACATCAACAATTGGGATATTGGCGCGGCATTGAGGGTAGTTTCACGTTTGTACCACGCCGAAGCGCAGTACAATTTCAGCCCGCTGGTCAAGCAGTTTGAGCTGTTGGCCGGAGCAGAACTTCGGCAGTATGAAGTCATCCCCGATGGCAATTATTTCGTCAAGCCCGGGGATGTAGAAGGGAATTTGTTGTACGGGAAATTCGGCGGTTTTGTACAAATCGCCGACCGTTTCTTCCGCAACAAGCTCAAACTATCGGCTACACTACGCCTGGATAAAAACCAATATTTCAAGCCCGTATTTAACCCGCGTCTGGCGCTGCTGTACCATGTCAATGAAAACAGTTCCTTGCGGGTATCCTGGCAGGAGGGCTATCGTTTCCCGTCGCTTTTTGAAGGCTTCTCCAACATCAATAGCGGGGGGGTAAAAAGAGTGGGTGGCCTGCCGATTATGTCGAAAGGTTTGGGCGTTTTTGAAAATTCCTATTTGCGCAGCACTGCGGATGCTTTTGTAACTGCGGTCAACAACGATGTCAACCGCAATGGGCTGAAACAAAGTGAAGCCATTGTCAAAAACCAAAACTTGCTAAAGCGCAACCCTTACACCTACCTCAAACCTGAATATGTCTCCTCCTATGAAATTGGCTACAAAGGCATTTTTGCCGAAGGAAAGATACTGCTTGATGCAGATATTTACTTCAATGCTTACCGCAACTTCATGGCCCAGGTAGAAGTTAACCTCCCCCTGGGCAAAAACGTCGACTCCATTGGTTACTATTTATTCAACCGCAACAGCAATGAACGTTACCGGCTCTGGACCAACTCCTCTTCACGGGTGTTCAATTATGGAGGCTCACTGGGGTTGAAATACCTCAATTGGTTCAAATCCTTCAACCTCAATGCCAACCTCAGCTACGCAAAACTCAATCGAAAAGAAACCCAGGATGGGCTGGAAGAGTCTTTCAATACGCCAGAATTTATGGTCAATGCCTCACTGGGTAATCCAAGTATCTTTAATCAAATTGGATTCAATTTGACCTGGCGTTGGCAATCGGCGTTTTTGTGGCAATCATTTATTGCCAATGGCAATGCACCTGCTTATTCAACCCTCGATGGCCAGCTCACTTTTCATGTTCCAGATTGGAAAATGAGCGTCAAAATGGGCGGGGCTAATCTATTGAATCGCTATTACCTACCCTTCATCGCGGGACCAAACATCGGTGGGCACTACTACCTAAGCATTAAGTACGGGCTATAA
- the modA gene encoding molybdate ABC transporter substrate-binding protein: MSGLLFGLSHPISAQDLSVAAAANVRFALEELEKAFEKKTKLSININYSSSGKLSTQIIQGAPFDVFVSADEEYPQSLQKAGVTANIPKVYAQGTLVLWTTKSGLSVKADGKILLSNKVQKIAIANPKTAPYGRAAIEWLKKKTLYTLVENKLVYGESIAQTTQYILAGACEIGLTAKSMVMAGEMRGKGTWVEIDARYYEPIRQAAVITTFGQKKHPQASRVFFDFLFSAEAQKIWKKHGYK; the protein is encoded by the coding sequence TTGTCGGGTTTGCTCTTCGGGCTCTCCCACCCAATTTCTGCCCAAGACCTCTCCGTAGCCGCAGCAGCCAATGTCCGTTTTGCCCTTGAAGAGCTTGAAAAAGCATTTGAAAAAAAGACCAAGCTCAGCATCAACATCAATTATAGCTCATCTGGAAAATTGAGCACCCAAATTATACAGGGTGCCCCTTTTGATGTATTCGTTTCTGCGGATGAAGAATACCCCCAAAGTCTGCAAAAGGCGGGAGTTACGGCCAATATACCAAAAGTCTATGCTCAAGGTACACTGGTGCTATGGACGACCAAATCAGGCCTTAGTGTCAAAGCCGACGGCAAAATTTTGTTGAGCAATAAGGTACAAAAAATTGCGATAGCCAATCCCAAAACTGCACCCTACGGCAGAGCCGCTATCGAATGGCTCAAAAAAAAGACCCTTTATACCCTCGTAGAAAACAAACTCGTTTACGGCGAAAGCATTGCTCAAACCACCCAATACATTCTAGCTGGCGCGTGTGAAATTGGCCTTACCGCCAAATCGATGGTGATGGCCGGGGAAATGCGCGGCAAAGGTACCTGGGTAGAAATCGATGCCAGGTACTACGAACCCATCCGGCAAGCCGCTGTCATCACCACTTTTGGGCAAAAGAAACACCCGCAAGCCAGCCGCGTGTTTTTTGATTTTCTTTTTTCGGCTGAAGCACAAAAGATATGGAAAAAACACGGGTATAAATAG